From a region of the Salinispira pacifica genome:
- the hisE gene encoding phosphoribosyl-ATP diphosphatase — MFNPKDGEILPVLIRNSRGELMGTGISNEKGFRKSIERQEAWLLDGKTGRLLPAPRIRGFQEIRHRDGYYEIISREISADTDPAPADAAQKTPGEGTETAEMTDAGDVQGSGENEPVTGSAAGAEKDPEDPSYGEYGMFLRRLEETIRRRREEMPPGSYTTHLFEKGEEKIRKKTGEEAVELLLARDNQELASEAADLMYHMMVLFVQRGMKFGDAVEVLRSRHS, encoded by the coding sequence ATGTTTAATCCCAAAGACGGTGAAATTCTGCCGGTACTCATCCGGAATTCCCGGGGAGAGCTGATGGGCACAGGGATCAGCAATGAAAAAGGATTCCGAAAGAGCATAGAGCGGCAGGAAGCATGGCTTCTGGACGGAAAAACCGGAAGGCTGTTACCGGCTCCCCGCATCCGGGGTTTTCAGGAAATCCGGCACAGGGACGGCTACTACGAAATTATTTCCCGGGAAATATCAGCTGATACTGATCCTGCTCCCGCCGACGCCGCTCAGAAGACGCCGGGGGAAGGGACGGAAACGGCTGAAATGACAGACGCCGGGGATGTGCAGGGTTCCGGAGAAAACGAGCCCGTTACCGGCTCTGCAGCGGGAGCTGAAAAAGACCCGGAAGACCCATCGTACGGGGAATACGGAATGTTTCTCCGCAGACTGGAAGAGACAATCCGGCGTCGCCGTGAGGAGATGCCTCCGGGATCCTACACCACCCACCTCTTTGAGAAGGGGGAAGAGAAGATCCGGAAAAAAACCGGCGAAGAAGCGGTGGAGCTGCTTCTGGCCCGTGACAATCAGGAGCTTGCCTCCGAGGCGGCTGACCTGATGTATCATATGATGGTGCTTTTTGTTCAGCGGGGAATGAAATTCGGGGACGCCGTGGAGGTGCTTCGCAGCCGCCACAGCTGA
- the hisA gene encoding 1-(5-phosphoribosyl)-5-[(5-phosphoribosylamino)methylideneamino]imidazole-4-carboxamide isomerase yields MNIIPAIDLLNGEAVRLYQGSYDQVKSYSRDPVETALKFQSEGARHLHVVDLDAARWKGGDPSGKKHNREQIRRIAEATEMTLEVGGGIRSDEDIRELMDAGIRRLVVGTLLVKNPGMVRSWIERYDADFIAGIDARDGEVKIAGWEDGSSVKDDVLASSMADLGVKGIIYTNISLDGTLKGPDIQRALHIAEASGLPVTVSGGMGSMSDCRDVAEAAAANPGAENIPMIEGVIIGKALYEGSISLAEAIMLYQNGGEDV; encoded by the coding sequence ATGAATATTATACCGGCTATCGACCTTCTGAACGGTGAAGCCGTCAGATTGTATCAGGGATCCTATGATCAGGTGAAAAGCTACTCCCGGGATCCGGTGGAGACCGCCCTGAAATTCCAGTCGGAGGGTGCCAGGCATCTCCATGTGGTGGATCTGGATGCCGCCCGCTGGAAGGGCGGAGATCCTTCCGGAAAAAAGCATAACCGGGAGCAGATCCGCCGCATTGCCGAAGCAACAGAGATGACTCTGGAAGTGGGCGGTGGCATCAGAAGTGATGAGGATATCCGGGAGCTGATGGATGCAGGCATCCGGCGCCTGGTGGTGGGTACCCTGCTTGTGAAAAACCCGGGAATGGTGCGCAGCTGGATTGAGCGTTACGACGCCGACTTTATCGCCGGTATAGACGCCAGGGACGGTGAAGTAAAAATCGCCGGCTGGGAGGACGGGTCCAGTGTGAAGGATGATGTTCTGGCTTCCTCCATGGCAGACCTGGGGGTGAAAGGAATCATTTATACCAATATCAGCCTGGATGGTACCCTCAAGGGACCTGATATTCAGAGGGCCCTCCACATTGCCGAGGCATCCGGCCTTCCTGTAACGGTATCCGGCGGGATGGGAAGTATGAGCGACTGTCGTGATGTGGCCGAAGCAGCCGCAGCGAATCCCGGTGCGGAAAATATCCCAATGATAGAAGGGGTGATTATCGGCAAGGCGCTGTATGAAGGCAGTATTTCCCTGGCCGAAGCAATTATGCTGTATCAGAATGGGGGGGAAGATGTTTAA
- a CDS encoding Bax inhibitor-1/YccA family protein — protein sequence MNRENSMTFSSSAVMSRNLMRNVYIWMTLGLALTGVVAWGTAQNTQLVRTLAQNNGFLILMLVEVGLVFFISARIMQMSPMTATLTFAGYSALNGVTISFIFLAYTQQSIATTFFITAGMFGAMSIFAFVTRKDLSGWGSYLFMALIGVIIASLVNFFLNSQALSYIISYVGVLLFMGLTAYDTQRIKRMSDAMGENMSEPDYIRLSIMGALKLYLDFINMFLFLLRIFGGRR from the coding sequence ATGAATAGAGAAAACTCAATGACTTTCAGCTCCTCGGCAGTAATGTCCAGGAATCTGATGCGTAATGTGTATATTTGGATGACCCTTGGTCTGGCGCTTACCGGTGTGGTTGCCTGGGGAACTGCCCAGAACACCCAATTGGTGCGCACGCTGGCTCAGAATAACGGCTTTCTCATCCTCATGCTTGTGGAAGTGGGCCTGGTGTTCTTCATCTCTGCACGGATTATGCAGATGTCCCCCATGACGGCAACCCTTACCTTTGCCGGATATTCGGCCCTCAACGGGGTTACTATCTCGTTTATCTTCCTTGCATACACCCAGCAGTCCATTGCCACAACATTTTTCATTACAGCGGGAATGTTCGGGGCCATGAGCATTTTCGCCTTTGTAACCCGTAAAGATCTATCCGGCTGGGGCTCCTACCTGTTTATGGCCCTCATCGGTGTAATCATTGCATCCTTGGTGAATTTTTTCCTGAATAGTCAGGCACTCAGCTATATCATCAGTTATGTGGGTGTTCTGCTTTTTATGGGGCTCACAGCATACGACACCCAGAGGATCAAGCGAATGAGCGATGCCATGGGAGAGAACATGAGCGAGCCCGATTATATCAGGCTGAGCATCATGGGGGCATTAAAGCTCTACCTGGATTTTATCAACATGTTTCTCTTTCTGCTGAGAATTTTCGGCGGCAGACGATAA
- the pyrC gene encoding dihydroorotase: MIRIRKPDDFHIHLRQGPNLPAYLADAAGSFARALIMPNTLPPVNNPARLREYQQEISRAGEDLPDFQPLYTFKISGDITGEELEEMFRRGVTAGKYYPLGATTNAEDGVADHRNIFPVLDEMQNRDLVLCIHGEKPDSFVLDREKDFLPVLRDIRSNFPRLRIVLEHISTEAGIQAVQELGDRTAGTLTVHHLMRNLDHLLGGMLNPHLFCKPVLKTPGDQKALVDAAFSGSHRFFLGTDSAPHKRGDKECDCGCAGTYTAPVAIPALFQFFLEQGAIDKENTRLFQDFTSAHGADFYGLEKNRGELILENAPWKVPAEYHGVVPFLANSELQWRVL; this comes from the coding sequence ATGATTCGCATTCGAAAACCAGACGATTTTCATATTCATTTGCGCCAGGGCCCCAATCTGCCGGCCTATCTTGCAGATGCCGCAGGAAGTTTCGCCCGGGCGCTCATTATGCCCAATACGCTTCCACCGGTAAACAACCCCGCCAGGCTCAGGGAGTATCAGCAGGAAATCAGCCGGGCAGGCGAAGATCTCCCGGACTTTCAGCCTCTCTATACGTTTAAGATCTCCGGTGATATTACCGGAGAGGAGCTGGAAGAGATGTTCCGTCGCGGGGTGACCGCGGGAAAGTATTACCCTCTGGGAGCCACAACCAATGCCGAGGACGGCGTGGCGGATCACAGAAACATATTCCCTGTACTTGATGAGATGCAGAACCGGGATCTGGTACTGTGCATTCACGGAGAGAAGCCGGACTCCTTTGTTCTGGACCGTGAAAAGGATTTTCTTCCTGTACTCAGGGATATCCGCAGCAACTTTCCACGGCTGAGAATTGTCCTTGAGCATATCAGCACTGAAGCGGGAATCCAGGCGGTACAGGAGCTCGGGGACAGAACTGCCGGAACCCTGACGGTTCATCACCTGATGCGCAATCTGGACCATCTTCTGGGGGGGATGCTGAACCCCCATCTTTTCTGCAAACCGGTGCTGAAAACACCCGGTGATCAGAAAGCGCTTGTGGATGCCGCATTTTCCGGAAGTCACCGCTTTTTCCTGGGAACCGACAGCGCGCCTCACAAGCGGGGGGACAAGGAATGCGACTGCGGCTGCGCAGGAACCTATACCGCGCCTGTGGCAATCCCTGCCTTGTTCCAGTTTTTTCTGGAACAGGGCGCAATTGATAAAGAGAATACCCGGCTCTTTCAGGACTTCACTTCAGCACACGGCGCCGACTTCTACGGTCTGGAGAAAAACCGGGGTGAACTCATTCTGGAAAATGCCCCCTGGAAGGTTCCGGCGGAGTACCACGGGGTGGTACCATTCCTTGCCAACAGCGAACTACAATGGAGGGTACTATGA